From Candidatus Cloacimonadota bacterium, a single genomic window includes:
- a CDS encoding S-layer protein has product MKRNRCIIAWLLSMMSIGLHAVTRIVDITGAGQYTSIQPAINASSPGDSVLVYPGRYFES; this is encoded by the coding sequence ATGAAAAGAAATAGATGTATTATTGCCTGGCTGTTATCCATGATGAGCATTGGACTACATGCTGTAACCAGAATTGTAGATATCACCGGAGCGGGACAATATACGAGCATACAACCGGCTATAAATGCTTCAAGTCCGGGAGATTCAGTGCTTGTGTATCCTGGAAGATATTTTGAGAGC